Proteins from one Malaya genurostris strain Urasoe2022 chromosome 2, Malgen_1.1, whole genome shotgun sequence genomic window:
- the LOC131431621 gene encoding protein croquemort-like, translated as MGCCCNCSNRTKKVCSFVGVVIIFGLAAFFGFGLPAIVESMARKEFIMEPGSQVYENWITSEVPKYLDIYIWDWKNPEAITEENIPLQFVEKGPYVFLEDHERHDIEFDSKHTITFRQKRIWTYVPGQSKGDFYTDTVTTPSTFLMSVGKLVNGDPDKANSLDKIIRLNNLVDGITYNNVLVRDILFDGVEDKLLDAMKKLSSLLPEGVNVPDFDGFAYFAGRNTSVEYDGIFQMGTGTDQFTNSGLLRTWNNESTVPYFRDDCGKVHGSTGQVNPPMSSDQIRNPEDYHLFITDVCSAFSLKYDKEVKFEGLDGMAWIGDSRVFDNGHHYSETDCQCTAPVDECPAVKPGILDISGCKYGAPLFVSFPHFYLADQTYLVHLDGLNPAHELHEFQYIMHPFSGIPLQVNGRLQYNLQVKDYGLECTEGLRDLVLPLFWVNQRVALTSEKIDDLKTVDTLRAVGIYIGFALLGVGIIWLGVTLYCCIYVWKNPKTSV; from the exons ATGGGCTGCTGTTGTAATTGTTCGAATCGTACCAAGAAGGTTTGTTCCTTCGTTGGAGTGGTGATCATTTTTGGTCTGGCAGCATTTTTTGGATTTGGCCTACCAGCAATAGTGGAATCAATGGCGCGGAAA GAATTCATAATGGAACCAGGCAGTCAGGTCTATGAAAACTGGATTACATCTGAAGTTCctaaatatttggatatttacATTTGGGATTGGAAAAATCCTGAAGCTATCACCGAGGAGAACATTCCCTTACAATTCGTCGAAAAGGGGCCGTATGTGTTTTTGGAAGATCACGAACGACATGACATAGAATTTGATTCAAAACACACTATTACATTCCGGCAGAAAAGAATCTGGACGTATGTTCCGGGCCAATCGAAGGGAGATTTTTACACCGACACCGTGACAACTCCTTCTACCTTCCTAATG TCTGTTGGAAAATTGGTAAATGGTGATCCAGATAAAgcaaactcgcttgataaaattatcagactAAACAATTTGGTTGATGGAATTACTTACAATAATGTTCTCGTGCGAGATATTTTGTTTGATGGGGTTGAAGATAAACTGCTAGATGCCATGAAAAAGCTAAGTAGTCTTCTACCGGAAGGTGTCAATGTACCTGACTTCGACGGGTTTGCATATTTTGCTGGTCGAAACACCAGCGTGGAGTATGATGGCATTTTTCAAATGGGAACGGGCACTGATCAGTTTACTAACAGCGGTTTGCTAAGGACTTGGAATAATGAATCGACTGTTCCGTATTTCCGAGATGATTGTGGTAAGGTGCATGGGTCAACTGGTCAGGTTAATCCTCCCATGTCAAGTGATCAAATTAGAAACCCGGAAGATTATCATCTGTTTATCACGGATGTGTGCAGTGCCTTCAGCTTGAAGTACGATAAAGAAGTAAAATTTGAAGGACTAGATGGAATGGCTTGGATTGGAGATAGTCGGGTCTTCGATAACGGACACCACTATTCAGAAACGGATTGCCAATGCACGGCGCCAGTTGATGAGTGCCCAGCTGTCAAGCCAGGCATACTTGACATTTCTGGATGCAAATATGGCGCTCCGTTGTTTGTTAGTTTTCCACATTTTTATCTAGCAGACCAAACCTACCTGGTTCATTTGGATGGGCTTAATCCCGCGCATGAGCTCCACGAGTTCCAATACATTATGCATCCGTTTTCAGGAATTCCGCTGCAAGTGAACGGCAGATTGCAGTATAATCTGCAAGTGAAAGATTACGGATTGGA ATGTACAGAAGGCTTACGTGATTTGGTGTTGCCGCTATTCTGGGTTAATCAACGAGTAGCTTTAACGTCGGAAAAAATTGACGATTTGAAG actgtTGACACGCTTCGGGCGGTTGGAATTTACATAGGTTTTGCGTTACTTGGCGTTGGTATCATATGGCTTGGAGTGACTCTCTACTGCTGTATATACGTGTGGAAAAATCCGAAAACAAGCGTTTAA